The Bifidobacteriaceae bacterium genome segment CACGTCGCGCAGGCCCCCGCCTACTGCGAAACCGCTGATCAGCGCCACGCCCAGCAGCGCCACCGTTCCCACGGCCAGCACGGCGTTGCCCAGAACCTTGCCGGCCAGCAACACCCTTGCGGGCACCGCCGCCAACAGGATCTCGATCACCCGCGTCTGCTTCTCAATCACGGTGTTGGTGGCCGCCGTCTGCCCGAACATCATCACGATCATGAAGAACACCACCGCGAACCCCACCCCCGCCAGGTACCGCAGCAGACCCGCCACCCGGGGCGGCTCCAGCAACTCCACCGGCGGCGCCACGGTCAGCGCGCCCAGCAGCCCGGACGGCGCTTCGTCCAGGGCGATCAGCGTCACGCCCAGCGGCGGAGCCTCCTGGTCCGGCACCAACGCCGCCTCCACGGAACCTTCCTTGACCGCCTGACGGGCGGCGGCGGCATCGGGCAATTCTTGGACTTCGAAACCCTTCAAAGCGGGCGCCAACTGGGCCGCGTCGCCCACCACGGCGACTTTGCCGTCAGGCTCGTCGTCTCCGCCCAGGCCGGACAGCACGCCGGGCAGCGCCACCCCCAGGAACACAATCAGCGCCATCACCGCGGTCCCGATCAGGAACGACTTGCTCCGCGCCTGCGTCACCACCTCGCGTCTCGTCACCAGCCACACGCGGTTCACGCGACCACCTCCTTGAACACCTCGCTGAGCGGCGGCACCACCCGGCCGAACCCTTCCACCGGCCCCACGGCCACGGTTTCCGCGAGCGCCTGTTGCGCCACCCCCGGCTCGGCGTCGAAACAGATTTCAGTGCCCGATGCCGTCCCCGTGCCCCCAGCCCCGTCCCCCGTAACGTTGACCGCGCCGACGCCCGGGATGGCGGCGATCCGCGCCTCGGCGGCGGCGCCCAGGGCGGACGGCACGGTCAGGCGGTAGCGGGAGCCCGCGTACCGTTCTCTGAGCGCGGCGGTGGCGCCTTGCGCCTTGACCTGGCCGGCCGCGATGATCACCAAGTCGTCGGTGATGCGTTCCACCACGTCAAGCTGGTGGGAGGAGAACAAGATGGGCGCTCCCCGGCTGGCGAAGTCGCGGAGCACGCCCATGACCACGTCGACGGCCATGGGATCCAGGCCGGAGAAGGGCTCGTCCAGGATCAGGGCGGCCGGGTCGTGGACCAGCGCGGCGGCGATCTGCGCCCGCTGCTGGTTGCCCAGCGACAGTTTCTCCACCTTGTCCGCCGCCCGCGCCGTCAAGCCCAAGCGTTCAAGCAGGCCATCGGTGTTCTGCCGCGCCTTCGCGGAGTCCAGGCCGTGGAGTTCCGCGAAGAAGACCAGTTGTTCGCGCACGCCCATTTTCGGGTAGAGGCCGCGTTCCTCCGGCATGTAGCCGAACCCGGACGCGACTTGCGGGCTGGTCGGCCGGCCCTCGAACTCCACCTCCCCCGAATCGGAGGAGAGCACCCCCATGATGATCCGCATCGCGGTGGTCTTGCCGGCGCCGTTGGCGCCCACGAACCCCGTCAATCGGCCCGGCCGGACCTGGAAACTGACCTTGTCCAAGGCTTGCAGCGAGCCGAACGCGCGGCTCACTTCCCGCATTTCAAGCACCGTTGCCTCCAGTGTCGGTTATCTGCTTGTGTTCTTTATCGGCTTGCGGCGGCGGCGCGTTCGGCCGCCTCGACCACGTTGGTCAGGAGCATGGCTCGGGTCATGGGTCCGACCCCGCCCGGGTTGGGCGAGAGCCAGCCCGCCACCTGGGCGACCTCCGGGGCGACGTCCCCGGCTATGGCGAGCTTGCCGTCCGCGCCGGCCACCCGGCTCACCCCCACGTCCAGGACCACCGCGCCCGGTTTGACGTCTTCGGCGCGCACCAGGCCGGGGAACCCGGCGGCGGCCACGATCACGTCCGCCTGGCGCAGCAGGTCCGGCAGGTTCTTGGTGCCCGTGTGGGTCAGCGTGACGGTGGCGTTGATCTCGCGGCGGGTGAACAGCAGGCCGATCGACCGTCCCACGGTGATGCCCCTGCCCAGCACAACCACATGGGCTCCGCGCAGGTCCAGGCCGTTCCGGGCGATCAGGTCGATAATCCCGCGCGGCGTGCACGGCAGCGGCGTGGCGACAGGCGCGTTGACGTTCAGCACCAACGCCCCCAGGTTGGCGGGGTGCAGGCCGTCCGCGTCTTTGGCCGGATCGATGGCTTTGATGATCGCGTCGGCATCCAGCGCGGGCGGCAACGGCAGTTGGACAATGTAGCCGGTGCAGGCGGGGTCCGCGTTCAGCCGCGCCAGCGTGGCCATGACCTGGTCTTGGCTGGCGTCGCCCGGCAGGTCGGCTCGGATCGAGGCGATCCCGACCTCCGCGCAGTCGCGGTGCTTGCCGTTGACGTAGATGACCGATCCGGGGTCTTCCCCCACCAGCACCGTGCCCAATCCGGGCTGGACCCCTTGGGCGCGGAGCGCCGCGACCCTCGCTTTCAGGTCTTCCTTGATTTGGGCGGCGGCGCGGCGGCCGTCCAACACCCGCGCCGTCATTGGGCTAGGCCCGTGTACAGCGGGAAATCGTCGGCCAGCCGGGCGGTGCGGGAGCGCAGGGCGGCCACGTCCGCGCCGTCCCCCTCCCTGAGCGCGGTGGCGATCACGTCGGCCACCTCCGTGAACTCGGCGGGCCCGAATCCCCTGGTGGCCAGGGCGGGCGTGCCAATTCTGAGGCCGGACGTGATCATGGGGGGGCGCGGGTCGTACGGCACGGCGTTCCGGTTGACGGTGATGCCGACCTCTTCCAACAGGTCCTCGGCCTGGCGGCCGTCGAGCGGCGATTCGCGCAAGTCCACCAAGACCAGGTGCACGTCGGTGCCGCCGGTCAAGACCGACACCCCGGCCGCTTTGACGTCTCCGGCGGACAGGCGCTCCGACAGAATCTGGGCGCCCTCAAGCGTGCGGACCTGCCGGTCGCGGAAGCCGTCCGTCATGGCGATCTTGAACGCCACGGCCTTGGCCGCGATCACGTGCATCAGCGGGCCGCCCTGCTGGCCGGGGAACACCGCCGAGTTCAGCTTCTTGCCCCATTCCTCCTGGCTGCGGGACAAAATGAACCCGGAGCGCGGCCCGCCCAGGGTCTTGTGCACGGTGGAGGTGGTGACGTCCGCGAAGGGCACGGGGTTCGGATGCAGCCCGGCCGCCACCAGCCCGGCGAAGTGCGCCATGTCGACCCACAGCCGCGCGCCGACCTCGTCCGCGATCTCGCGGAACGCCGCGAAGTCCAGGTGCCGGGGGTAGGCCGACCAGCCGGCGATGATCACCTGCGGCCGGTGCTCCAGCGCCGCCGCCCGCACGGCCTCCGGCTCGATCCGGTTGGTCACGCGGTCAACCTGGTACGCCGCGACCTGGTACAGCTTGCCGGAGAAGTTCAGCTTCATGCCGTGGGTCAGATGCCCGCCGTGGGCCAGTTCCAGGCCCAGCAGCTTCTCCCCCGGCTCCATCATGGCCGCCAAGGCGGCCGCGTTGGCCTGCGCCCCGGAGTGCGGCTGGACGTTGGCGTAATCCGCCCCGAAGAGCTCCTTGGCTCGAGCGATCGCCAGTTCCTCGGCGATGTCCACGACCTCGCAACCGCCGTAATAGCGCCTTCCCGGATAGCCTTCGGCGTACTTGTTGGTCAGCACCGACCCTTGGGCTTCAAGCACTCCGCGCGGCACGAAGTTCTCCGAGGCGATCATCTCAAGGGTGCGCCGCTGGCGGGCCAGTTCCCCGTCCAGCACGGCGGCGATTTCCGGGTCGACTTCCTCCAGAGGCACGGCGGTCAAATCGGTCGCATCAGTGGTCACGTCTAGGTCTCCTCATCGGTCTGCGCTGTGGGCCCCGGCGGGGCTCCAACGCCAAACGCCGTCCGCCCATCCGTCGACCTAGGCTTTCGCCCAGACCGCCGGGTTCAACGCCCGTTTGGCCGTAGACAATCCTATGACCGCCACCGCCCGATCCCGTCCGGCAACGGGCTATCCGGCCAACCGAGCCGTGTTTCGGGTCCGTCCGGCCCTTGCGGCCCCAAGCCCAACCTGAATTGTCTGCTCGGAGCAGACCGCCTGTACCGTCTGGCGGATTAGCGTGGTTTCAATTCGGCTAGATGCCGCGCAAGCGCGGGAATATGACAAAGGAGGGTACTGATGGAGAAACTACGGAATTGGCTGCTGGCGGGAGCTGCGGCAGTGGTCATGGTTGGGGCGGCCGGATGCGGCGAGGAAGTTCCTGGCGAGCCGATGGCGCTCGAACACGGAACCGCCGTTGTGACCAAAGTCAACGACAACCCCAACACCCGACCACCGGGCCTCAGCTTCGACGATGCCGTGGTCAACGTGCATGTCGCCTACACCGTCAACGACGGTTCGTCCGCCAGTTCCGAAGAACTCTCCGACGAATTGGTGCGCACCAGCGTAGTCGAAGATGCCGACGGCACCGAGATCAACGGTTCTTCAGGGTTCTCTCTCATAAGTGGCGAGGTGGTCGAGGTTATCCTGGCGTTTCCGCTGCCGGACGGTGCCAGCGCCCGCGACCTGACCTTCCGGAACGGCGAATATCAGGTCAAACTCTCCGCGGTGCTCTAGCGGGAGTTTCCCTCTTGTTGTAGGGACGGCCACCCGGCGAGGTTTCCGCTGGTGCGGTTCTTTTCCGCGTGGCCTCCTACGAAAGCTATACCGGCCACCCCCGTGTCCCTCGTGTGGACGACATCCATGACCCGCCTCTCAGCTCCATCTACGATCTGATTCCTGACACAAGCCGGAACGCCCGCGGGAGGCGGCCACGGAACAGAATCGGATTTCCACGCGTGCTCAAACACGGGGCCCTGACCCCCGGCCCGCCGCGGCCACCAGCGAACCTCGTATCGCTTGAGGCTTGTCTGCGCCCAGGATGGCGGGCTGGCGAAGGTCGGGGCGGGGCCCGCCGCGAACTCCGCCGTCCCGGCCACCGCATCCAGCGACCGGACGGCATCGGGCAACACCGCTGGTCAGGGCGCTGGTAGCGGTTCCACAGCGCCGGGGCTAGGATTAAACACGACCTATTCTTCGCCCAAAGACCCCCAGGAGTCGCACATGCTTTACACCCATCTTGGCCGCATCGGCCTTAAAGTCTCCCGACTGTGCCTCGGCACCATGAACTTCGGGCCGCAAGCCGACGAGCCGACCGCCTATCGCATCATGGACGCCGCGCTTGACGCGGGGCTGACGTTCTTCGACACCGCCAACGTCTACGGCGGCTGGGGCGGCAAGCCGGAGGCCCACTCGGGCTGGACGGAGGAGATCATTGGGCGCTGGTTCGCCCTTGGCGACGGCCGCCGCGAGAAGGTGGTGCTCGCCACCAAGCTTCACGGCGCCATGAATAATCCGCTGGACGGCCCCAACGACCAGCGCGGCTACTCCGCCTACAAGATCAAGCGGTCCGTCGAAGCCTCGCTGAGCCGCCTCCAAACCGACCACATCGAGCTCTACCAGATGCACCACATCTACCCCCACGCTCCGTGGGACGAGGTCTGGGGCGCCTTCGAGGACCTGGTCGCGGCGGGCAAGGTGGTCTACGTCGGCTCATCCAACTTCGGCGCCCGGCATCTCTGCTGGGCTCAGCAGGCCGCGCAGTCCAGGCACTTCGTCGGCCTGGTGTCGGAGCAGCACAAGTACTCGCTCCTCACCCGCCAGCCGGAACTCGAGGTGCTCCCGGCCGCGCTCGAACTGGGGCTCGGCGTGATCCCGTGGTCGCCGCTCGGCGGGGGGCTCCTGGGCGGCCACGCGCTTGACGGCCAAGGCGGCGAACGTTCGTCCAACGCCGCGGCACAGTTGGACGATGCCGTGCGCGCGCGTTTGGCCCGCTTCCACGAGTTGGCCGCCTCCGCCGGCGTCAGCCCCGCGAATCTGGCCCTGGCCTGGACCTTGGCCAATCCGGCCGTGACCGCGCCGATCATTGGGCCAAGGACCACGGAACAACTGGCGGAGACCCTGGCGGTGCCGGAGATCAAGCTCGACACGGACCTGCTGGCGGCCCTGGACGAGGTCTTCCCCGGACCGGGAGACCCTGGCACGGGCGCCGATCCGGGCGCCCAGCGCGCCACCGCGCCTTGGGCTTACGCCTGGTAGGCCGCTTGACAAAACCGACGCCCCCGTGCCATCCGGCACGGGGGCGTCGGCGCGTCTGTCACGTGTCGCCGGGCGGCGCCTGGCCCTCGAAGGTGACGCCCTCGACATAGAGGCCTGACGTCCACGTGTTCCCGGACCCACCGGAGGCGGAGGGAACCACCGCCACACGGGAGATCGTGCGGGCTGTGAAGGTCAAGTCGGAATCCTGCCACTCCCCGCCGGTCATGGTGAAACTGCCGATCTTCTCCCAGCCGCCGGAGGTGCCGGACACGTACACGTCGAAGCTGCCGTTTCTGAGCTCGTTGAGGAAGGCGCTGGTGGACGCGGTGCCCACTCCGTAGGAGATGCTCAGGCCGGCGACATTCGGCACCGCCGTGTCGAAGACCAGGGGCGTCACCTGGTAGGTCGTGCCGGGCATCTCCACCGGGCCGTCTGCGGCTTCCGCCCGGTACGGGTTGGAGACGTGAACCTTCAGCACCGACTCCGGGCCGTCCTTGGAGGTGATCGTGATGTCCACGGAATAGTTGGAGTAGTCGTCCCAGACCGCGGTGACCAGGCCGGTTGAGTTCACCAACGCCGAGGTCGGGTCGTCGGTCTTGTAGGTCAAGTCCTGGTAGG includes the following:
- a CDS encoding ABC transporter permease: MNRVWLVTRREVVTQARSKSFLIGTAVMALIVFLGVALPGVLSGLGGDDEPDGKVAVVGDAAQLAPALKGFEVQELPDAAAARQAVKEGSVEAALVPDQEAPPLGVTLIALDEAPSGLLGALTVAPPVELLEPPRVAGLLRYLAGVGFAVVFFMIVMMFGQTAATNTVIEKQTRVIEILLAAVPARVLLAGKVLGNAVLAVGTVALLGVALISGFAVGGGLRDVTRYGDEFAAAAGVGGSLMDLLGGPLVWFLVFFVVAFVMFSALMAGSAAMVSRMEDVGSVLMPTMMLLMIPYILVISFQDNSTVVAWLSYVPFSSPIAMPLRILVEGVAWWEPLAALVILALTTVLAIWVGGRLYSNSILRTGARAKLKEAFSRAA
- a CDS encoding ATP-binding cassette domain-containing protein, producing MSRAFGSLQALDKVSFQVRPGRLTGFVGANGAGKTTAMRIIMGVLSSDSGEVEFEGRPTSPQVASGFGYMPEERGLYPKMGVREQLVFFAELHGLDSAKARQNTDGLLERLGLTARAADKVEKLSLGNQQRAQIAAALVHDPAALILDEPFSGLDPMAVDVVMGVLRDFASRGAPILFSSHQLDVVERITDDLVIIAAGQVKAQGATAALRERYAGSRYRLTVPSALGAAAEARIAAIPGVGAVNVTGDGAGGTGTASGTEICFDAEPGVAQQALAETVAVGPVEGFGRVVPPLSEVFKEVVA
- a CDS encoding bifunctional methylenetetrahydrofolate dehydrogenase/methenyltetrahydrofolate cyclohydrolase, which encodes MTARVLDGRRAAAQIKEDLKARVAALRAQGVQPGLGTVLVGEDPGSVIYVNGKHRDCAEVGIASIRADLPGDASQDQVMATLARLNADPACTGYIVQLPLPPALDADAIIKAIDPAKDADGLHPANLGALVLNVNAPVATPLPCTPRGIIDLIARNGLDLRGAHVVVLGRGITVGRSIGLLFTRREINATVTLTHTGTKNLPDLLRQADVIVAAAGFPGLVRAEDVKPGAVVLDVGVSRVAGADGKLAIAGDVAPEVAQVAGWLSPNPGGVGPMTRAMLLTNVVEAAERAAAASR
- a CDS encoding serine hydroxymethyltransferase; the protein is MPLEEVDPEIAAVLDGELARQRRTLEMIASENFVPRGVLEAQGSVLTNKYAEGYPGRRYYGGCEVVDIAEELAIARAKELFGADYANVQPHSGAQANAAALAAMMEPGEKLLGLELAHGGHLTHGMKLNFSGKLYQVAAYQVDRVTNRIEPEAVRAAALEHRPQVIIAGWSAYPRHLDFAAFREIADEVGARLWVDMAHFAGLVAAGLHPNPVPFADVTTSTVHKTLGGPRSGFILSRSQEEWGKKLNSAVFPGQQGGPLMHVIAAKAVAFKIAMTDGFRDRQVRTLEGAQILSERLSAGDVKAAGVSVLTGGTDVHLVLVDLRESPLDGRQAEDLLEEVGITVNRNAVPYDPRPPMITSGLRIGTPALATRGFGPAEFTEVADVIATALREGDGADVAALRSRTARLADDFPLYTGLAQ
- a CDS encoding aldo/keto reductase translates to MLYTHLGRIGLKVSRLCLGTMNFGPQADEPTAYRIMDAALDAGLTFFDTANVYGGWGGKPEAHSGWTEEIIGRWFALGDGRREKVVLATKLHGAMNNPLDGPNDQRGYSAYKIKRSVEASLSRLQTDHIELYQMHHIYPHAPWDEVWGAFEDLVAAGKVVYVGSSNFGARHLCWAQQAAQSRHFVGLVSEQHKYSLLTRQPELEVLPAALELGLGVIPWSPLGGGLLGGHALDGQGGERSSNAAAQLDDAVRARLARFHELAASAGVSPANLALAWTLANPAVTAPIIGPRTTEQLAETLAVPEIKLDTDLLAALDEVFPGPGDPGTGADPGAQRATAPWAYAW